A genomic region of Arachis hypogaea cultivar Tifrunner chromosome 5, arahy.Tifrunner.gnm2.J5K5, whole genome shotgun sequence contains the following coding sequences:
- the LOC112803418 gene encoding uncharacterized protein → MVQKMSGSVVQIETRPLYNGNKEAQGVKILHRVFWSFNPCVRAFRHCKPLVQVDGTHLYGKYKGTLLVAVAQDGNQNIVPIAFALVEGEIADAWHFFLRNLRTHVVRKDGVGMISDRHESIRAAVNRSGGDWQPPRAWWMFCIRHIGSNFLRAFKVPHLQKLVVNIGYSRMVEEYNINYKRLEERGEAYARWCDAIGLRHWVLAFDEGHRWGHMTTNLVECINSVLKGARNLPVLALVRATYYRLNELFTRKSAESHERKRAGYTYSVFAQQRIEASMQQAGNIVVHRFDRRNDVFEVREMTSGKVLVVDLARRTCDCGHFQVERIPCRHVIACCANQQIDWHVYVHDVYKMTEVHKVYRFEFSPLGDAETWPAYEGPTLVANPALRRTSKGRPKLTRYLNEMDSRDMRGPWICRLCGAQGHSRSRCPQRAGSSGGGE, encoded by the coding sequence ATGGTTCAGAAGATGTCTGGGTCAGTTGTCCAGATAGAAACACGCCCACTTTACAATGGGAATAAAGAGGCGCAAGGGGTAAAAATACTTCATCGCGTATTttggagtttcaatccatgcGTTAGGGCATTCAGGCATTGCAAGCCCCTAGTTCAGGTTGACGGAACACACCTATATGGAAAGTACAAAGGTACACTTCTGGTAGCTGTTGCACAGGATGGGAACCAGAACATTGTGCCTATCGCTTTTGCCTTGGTGGAAGGGGAGATAGCTGATGCGTGGCACTTCTTTCTAAGGAATCTGCGAACGCATGTTGTAAGAAAAGATGGTGTGGGTATGATCTCGGACCGGCATGAGTCAATTCGAGCAGCAGTAAATCGTTCCGGAGGTGACTGGCAACCTCCAAGAGCATGGTGGATGTTTTGTATAAGGCACATCGGCAGCAACTTCCTACGAGCATTCAAGGTCCCTCACTTGCAAAAGCTTGTGGTCAATATTGGGTATTCAAGAATGGTGGAGGAGTATAACATCAACTATAAGAGGTTGGAAGAGCGAGGCGAGGCATATGCCAGGTGGTGCGATGCCATTGGACTTAGACATTGGGTATTGGCATTCGACGAGGGACATCGATGGGGCCATATGACGACGAATCTTGTCGAGTGCATTAACTCAGTGTTGAAGGGTGCCCGTAATCTACCTGTGTTGGCGCTAGTCCGAGCAACGTATTATCGGTTAAATGAACTTTTTACGCGGAAGAGTGCTGAGTCTCATGAACGCAAACGTGCTGGATATACTTATTCCGTATTCGCACAACAGCGGATAGAGGCAAGTATGCAACAGGCTGGGAATATAGTTGTGCACCGTTTTGACAGACGGAATGACGTATTTGAGGTGCGCGAAATGACTAGCGGAAAGGTATTAGTCGTTGATCTTGCACGACGTACGTGTGACTGTGGGCACTTTCAGGTAGAACGAATACCATGTCGCCATGTTATTGCTTGCTGTGCTAACCAGCAAATCGATTGGCACGTGTATGTGCATGACGTGTACAAGATGACAGAGGTCCATAAGGTATATAGATTCGAGTTCTCACCGTTAGGTGATGCCGAGACATGGCCTGCGTATGAGGGACCCACATTGGTCGCTAATCCCGCCTTGAGGCGAACGTCGAAAGGTCGCCCAAAATTGACCAGATACTTGAACGAAATGGACTCACGCGACATGCGTGGTCCTTGGATATGCCGTCTCTGTGGTGCTCAAGGACATAGTCGGAGTCGATGTCCTCAGCGTGCTGGATCGAGTGGTGGGGGGGAATGA